CCTTACGTGAAGTCGTCTCTATTTAAAATACACGAGAACAAGACCGCCTGCAAAGCCGCTCAAGAGATGCACTGGATGCGGACAGAATTGCTTTCTGGTGTATAATTCCTCCTCTTTGTTAACAATGATAAGCAGATTATGACTACTCACAAAGCGTCAGACGCCTCCATTGCCGTCAATAAAAAGGCGCGATTTGATTATTTTATTGAGGATGAACTTGAAGCCGGCGTGGTGCTTGAAGGCTGGGAGGTCAAGAGCCTGCGCGCCGGAAAGATCAACCTGTCCGATGCGCACGTCATCCTTAAGTACGGTGAAGCCTTTTTGCTTGGTGCGCAAATCCAACCCTTGCCTACAGCTTCTGCGCACACGCTGCCCGACGCAACCCGCACGCGTAAGCTATTATTAAACAGGCGTGAATTGAGTAGACTGATTGGCAGTGTTGAGCGGCAAGGTTACACCATTGTTCCGCTGTCGCTGTACTGGAGCAAAAACCGCATCAAAATCAAAATCGCGCTGGCGAAGGGTAAGAAAACCCATGACAAGCGTGATGCGATTAAAGACCGCGATTGGCAGCGTGATCGCGCCCGGTTGCTCAAGAAAAAATAACAGACCCCATGCGTTGACAAGCGTGTACTGTCAGGGATAATGGTGGTAAGTTGCTAGAAATTTGCTGCTAGTTTTTTTCACGCGTGAACCTGACTGAGTAATTTCTATCGCATTGCAGGGATTCAATGGATTAATGATTCTAAGGAGAGATCATGCCTAATTTTGCCAGACTCTGTAAATGGTTATGTCTTACGCTCGTCTGCCTGCCCCTCTCGCTTCACGCGGGTAAAACCATCCAATCCATGGTGGTTTTTGGTGACAGCCTGTCCGATACCGGCAACACCACTCACCTGCTGAAAAGTTTAAGGCAGGAAGAAAGCCCCGCCTACCTGGTTCGTCCCTTAAAAGTCTTTGTCATCAACAAGATGACCGAATTTGCTTATGATTATTACGTACCGCAAATGGTGCTTGACGCCGGCATTGAGATAGTCAACAACTACTTTGATACAGAGTTCGGGCCGTTCCTGGCTTCCGTGATCAGCAAAGTGAGAAAAGTACCTGTCCTCCCGGGCGAACCCTATTGGCAAAATCATTTTTCCAATGGCCGCGTCTGGAATGAATACCTGGCGCCCATGTTGGCCCTTGATCGCGAAGACAATGGGGATTTCACCAACCAGGCTTTCGGTGGCAGCTGGGCTGTGACCTACGATTATCAACTGACGGTATGGAATCTTATCCGCCATCCTTTAAATACGTTAAAGACCCTGATCGTTGGGAAACTGATTCCGCCAAGCCTGGGGCTGACGGTACAGGCCTACCTGTTAATGAACGAAGTACTGGATGATCGTACGGCTTATTTCGTCTTTACTGGCGCTAACGATTACTTGAATGTGCTGGTGTTTGAAGACAATTACAATCCGGCGGTCATGAGCGCCTACATTGATAATGTACTCGACGGGATTGTTTCAGGTGTAAATAAATTGACCAAGGCTGGCGCACGGCATGTCATCATCATGGGCTTGCCAGACGTTGGCTTCACGCCAAAATTTGTTCACACCACCGACAAGCCGGTATTGAGTGCGGCCATTAAACTGCATAACGAGCGTCTGGCGGCCCGTATTGAAACCCTGCGTCAGGCACAACCTGAGGTTAATTTCCTCTACATCGACATCAACCCGCTGTTGCAGAAAGCCCTGGACCATCCAGCGGATTATGGCTTGACCAATATTACCGACGCCTGCATTGACGTCAAACTGCCGATGTTTGGCGCGTTTGCTGCATCCCCTTATGCACGCAATTACGTCTTGTTGTATGCTCAGGTTCTGCAATACCGCGATGCCAGTTTTAAGCGCGGCGAGCGCAATTATCATGTCTGTGATACGCCGGATAATTACCTCTTCTGGGATGAAATTCATCCAACAACACGCGCTCATCGTTACCTGGCTTATGAAATCTGTGAGGTAATGAAAGCCAATGGCTATAAAACAAACTGCCATCAACCGTCTACTATTTAGTATATCTGCGGTATTGTGGCATACTTGGCCATTTTTCAAATGATTAAGACGCCAGCATGCAGGGTTATGCTGGCGACCTGTCAAAGAATTGGGGTAAGGAGTGGACTATGTGCGGGATTATGGGAGCAACCTCTCAACGTGATATCAGCAAAATATTACTGGAAGGGTTAAGACGTCTGGAATACCGCGGTTATGATTCTGCCGGCATTGCGGTTATCGACAAGACAGGCCGGCTGAAGCGGGTCCGAATCCAGGGCAAGGTCCAGGCATTGGCTGATGCCATGCAGGAAGTATCCATTCATGGCACAATCGGCATCGCGCACACGCGCTGGGCAACCCACGGTAAACCCTGTGAAGAAAATGCCCATCCTCATCTTTCCCACGATGAAATTGCCGTGGTTCACAATGGCATCATTGAAAATTATGAATCCCTGCGTAAAAAATTGCAGAACGCCGGTTATCAGTTCAATTCTGAAACCGATTCAGAAGTGGCGGCACACTTGATCCATTACCATTACCAGCAACATGAAAACCTGTTGACCGCCGTGCAGGATGCCGCTGCCGAGATGCATGGCGCCTTCGCTCTGGGTGTCATTCACCAGAAACGGCCGCAGGAACTGGTTGCGGTACGCAAAGGAAGTCCGTTGGTTGTCGGGATGGGAATCGGCGAACAATTCATTGCCTCGGATCCGCTGGCACTGCGATCCTTTGCGCAATCGGTCATTTTTCTTGATGAAGGCGACAGCGCCCTGCTGACGGCCAATGAAGTGCATGTTTTTGACCACAGCAAAAAGCCGGTACAACGTCAGCGTCATCCGCTCGATAATGACAGTCAGACTGCCAGCAAGGGTAACTATCGCCATTTTATGCTGAAGGAAATCCACGAACAAAGTAAAGTACTGGCCGATACCCTGGAAGGGCGTATTGTCAGCCTGGATGTGCTCAAGGCCAGTTTTGGTGAGCATGCGGCGGCCATTTTCCCCGACGTCAAACAGATTCACATTGTGGCTTGCGGCACCAGTTATCATGCCGGTTTGACGGCCCGCTATTGGCTTGAATCCCTGACTGGTCTACCCACTCAAGTTGAAATTGCCAGCGAATACCGCTACCGGGATGTGGTCGTCGGCGATAATACCCTGTTCATAGCCATTTCCCAATCCGGCGAAACGGCGGATACGCTGGCCGCGTTATACAAGGCAAAATCCTTAAATTATTTATCTACCCTGGCCATTTGTAATGTGGCTACCAGCACCTTGGTGCGCGAAGCTGAGTGCGTTTTCCTGACACGTGCTGGCATCGAAATCGGTGTGGCCTCGACCAAAGCCTTTACGACGCAATTGGCTGCCTTACTGATGCTGTCGGCTGTGCTATGCCGCGATGAGCGGGCAAAAACCGTATTGACGCAGTTGCAGGAATTGCCGGCTTGTTGTGAGCGTGCCTTGAAAATGAATAAGGCCATTGAATCATTGTCTTCTCTTTTTGTGAATAAATCCCATACCTTATTCCTGGGACGAGGCGTGCAATACCCTGTCGCTCTGGAAGGGGCTCTGAAGCTGAAAGAAATTTCCTATATTCACGCGGAGGCTTACCCTGCCGGTGAGTTGAAGCACGGTCCGCTGGCTTTGGTTGACAATGAAATGCCAGTTATTGCCGTTGCCCCCAATGATGAATTGCTGGATAAACTAAAATCCAATCTGCATGAAGTCAGCGCCCGGGGCGGTCAATTGGTGGTTTTTGTGGATGATTCCCAAACCTGGGAATCCAATGGCGCACGCCTGATTCCCGTTCCTTCCTGTGGTCAATGGGTGGCGCCCATTGTGTACACCATTCCGCTGCAATTATTGGCTTATCATGTGGCAGTGGCGAAAGGAACAGACGTGGATCAGCCGCGTAACCTCGCCAAGTCGGTGACGGTGGAGTGAATAAAGGAAAACAATTCTGGCACGCGCTGTGGGAAAGCGGCAATCTCCCTTTCCACCGCAAGTCCGTGAATGAGGACTTAATTCAATTCTGGCCGTCCCTTAAAATGGCGGATAATCCCTCCATTTTAGTCCCTTTGTGCGGCAAGAGTCTGGATTTGTTGTGGCTGGTGGAGCACGGGGCCAGGGTCACTGGCATTGAATTAAGCGAGCTTGCCGTGCAGCAACTGGCCGCTGAAAATCACCTCCCTCTTAAACAACAGGCCATAGACGATTGCCTGTGCTATTCATCACCGGCATTAACACTCTGGGTCCATGATCTGTTTACACTGCCTCAACGCCTCATTGAACCCGCGGATGGGCTTTATGATCGCGGAGCGCTCGTGGCCTTGCCCGCGGTGCTACGGGCTGCGTACACGTCCCGCTGCCTGCAGTGGTTAAAACCAAAAGGCCGCATTTTACTGAAAACCTTAACCTACAATCAGACGCTGATGGAGGGACCGCCTTACAGCGTCACCCCGAATGACTTAACCGCTCTGTACCCTGGCTGCGCACTGCAATTGCTTAAGGAAAACCCACGTCGCATGGATGAGTCCGATTCGCTGTTTGTGCGCGGATTGCGGGAGGTTATCGATTATGTCTGGTTAATTGAAAGGAATTAACCAAAGGCCACAAAGTAGTATATAATGCTTTCGTTTTTTTTATCATCATGTTTTTCGGGGAACTGAATGAGTCAAGAGATGTTGTCTACGGCAGCGACAATTGCCCAGGAGCTTAAAGTAAAGGTGTCGCAGGTAGAAACCGCCATTCGCCTGCTGGATGAAGGCGCGACCGTACCTTTTATTGCCCGCTATCGTAAAGAAGCGACAGAGGGCCTCGATGACACTCAATTAAGACAACTGGCGGAGCGTCTGCTTTATCTGCGTGAACTGGATGAGCGCCGCGCCGTGATTCTGCAGTCCATCCGTGAGCAGGAAAAATTAACGCCGGAACTGGAACAGGCCATTCTTACTGCGGACACTAAAACCCGCCTGGAAGATCTCTACCTGCCGCATCGTCCCAAGCGGCGTACCAAGGCGCAATTGGCCCGCGAAGCAGGACTTGAACCGCTGGCGATGACCCTCTGGCAGGAGCCCGGGCATGATCCCGAAACGTATGCGCAGCAATTCATTAATGCCGAGGCTGGCATTGCTGATGCGAAAGCCGCACTCGAAGGCGCAAGACAGATTTTAATGGAGCGGTTTGCCGAAGATCCGGAATTACTCAACGAGCTCCGGGAATACCTCTGGCAGCATGCCGTGCTTAAATCCACTGGAGAGGCAAAGGACAAAAAAGACGCAGCGAATAAATTTGCCGATTATTTTGACTATGCAGAACCGATTAAAAAAATCCCCTCCCACCGCGCGCTGGCATTATTCCGTGGCCGACGCGAAAGCGTTTTACAAATCGGCCTGCACCTGGTTGATGATGTGGAGTACGGCGAGAGAAGGGTGGCTACTTATTTCAACATCAGTCATCAGGAACGTGCTGCGGATAACTGGCTGTTTGATACCGTACGCATGACCTGGAAAATCAAATTATTCACCAAGCTGGAACTCGAATTACTGGCGCGTTTACGTGAATCGGCCGATGAAGAGGCGATCCACGTGTTCGCACGTAATCTGCGCGGTCTGCTGTTGGCTGCTCCGGCTGGCCCACGCATTACCATCGGTCTTGATCCCGGTATACGCACGGGTGTAAAAGTGGTAGTCGTCGACATCACCGGCAAATTGCTGGATTACACCACCGTTTTCCCATTTGCCCCGCAGAATGAATGGCATCAGGCCATCGCTGAACTGGCAAAACTGGCCGCCAAACACCACGTTAACCTCTTAAGCATTGGCAACGGCACCGGCTCCCGCGAAACGGAACGACTGGTGGCGGACATGATTAAAATGTACCCCGATTTGAAATTAAACAAAGTGCTGGTGAGTGAAGCTGGCGCCTCCGTTTACTCTGCCTCCGAACTGGCGGCGAACGAGTTTCCGGATTTGGATGTCAGTCTGCGCGGCGCGGTGTCCATCGCCAGACGGTTACAGGATCCGTTGGCAGAATTGGTTAAAATCGAGCCAAAAGCAATTGGTGTCGGCCAATACCAGCATGACGTGAACCAGACTCGTCTGGCACGAAGCCTGGACGGTGTGGTCGAGGATTGTGTGAATGCAGTGGGTGTCGATGTCAATACGGCCTCCGTGGCCCTGTTGACCCGTGTGTCCGGTTTAAACGAAACCCTGGCAAAGAATCTGGTTGAATACCGCGATCAGCATGGCGCTTTTGTTGATCGTAACCAGTTAAAACAGGTTCCGCGCATGGGCGAAAAAACCTTCCAGCAGGCCGCGGGTTTCTTACGCATCATGAATGGCAGTAACCCCCTGGATGCCTCCGCAGTTCACCCGGAAGCCTATGCACTGGTGGAACGCATTCTGTCTGATAAAAAAATGACGATTACCCAAGTCATTGGTAATCATGATTTGTTAACCAGCGTCAATGCCGCCGACTACGTGGATGAGCAGTTTGGATTGCCGACCGTTCGTGACGTGTTGCGTGAACTCGAAAAACCCGGCCGCGATCCTCGCCCGGAATTCAAGACCGTTAATTTCAAAGAAGGCGTTGAAGACATCAGTCATCTGGAAGAAGGCATGATTCTCGAAGGGGTCATCAGCAATGTCACCAATTTCGGTGCTTTTGTGGATATTGGGGTTCATCAGGATGGGTTGGTTCACATTTCAGCCATGACCAATCGGTTTATTACCGATCCGCACACCGTGGTGAAAGCGGGTGATATCGTCAAGGTGAAAGTCGTTGAGGTTGACAAAGAGCGTCGTCGCATTGGTTTGAGCATGAAACTCGATGAAGCCAGACCGGTCGTTGTACACAAAAAAGTCAGTAAGCCTCAGGCTAAAAAAGCACCTGTGGTTAAAAAAGACGATGCCCGTAAAAAGGAAGACAGACGCCAG
This Legionella sp. MW5194 DNA region includes the following protein-coding sequences:
- the glmS gene encoding glutamine--fructose-6-phosphate transaminase (isomerizing) produces the protein MCGIMGATSQRDISKILLEGLRRLEYRGYDSAGIAVIDKTGRLKRVRIQGKVQALADAMQEVSIHGTIGIAHTRWATHGKPCEENAHPHLSHDEIAVVHNGIIENYESLRKKLQNAGYQFNSETDSEVAAHLIHYHYQQHENLLTAVQDAAAEMHGAFALGVIHQKRPQELVAVRKGSPLVVGMGIGEQFIASDPLALRSFAQSVIFLDEGDSALLTANEVHVFDHSKKPVQRQRHPLDNDSQTASKGNYRHFMLKEIHEQSKVLADTLEGRIVSLDVLKASFGEHAAAIFPDVKQIHIVACGTSYHAGLTARYWLESLTGLPTQVEIASEYRYRDVVVGDNTLFIAISQSGETADTLAALYKAKSLNYLSTLAICNVATSTLVREAECVFLTRAGIEIGVASTKAFTTQLAALLMLSAVLCRDERAKTVLTQLQELPACCERALKMNKAIESLSSLFVNKSHTLFLGRGVQYPVALEGALKLKEISYIHAEAYPAGELKHGPLALVDNEMPVIAVAPNDELLDKLKSNLHEVSARGGQLVVFVDDSQTWESNGARLIPVPSCGQWVAPIVYTIPLQLLAYHVAVAKGTDVDQPRNLAKSVTVE
- the smpB gene encoding SsrA-binding protein SmpB; protein product: MTTHKASDASIAVNKKARFDYFIEDELEAGVVLEGWEVKSLRAGKINLSDAHVILKYGEAFLLGAQIQPLPTASAHTLPDATRTRKLLLNRRELSRLIGSVERQGYTIVPLSLYWSKNRIKIKIALAKGKKTHDKRDAIKDRDWQRDRARLLKKK
- a CDS encoding thiopurine S-methyltransferase, whose protein sequence is MNKGKQFWHALWESGNLPFHRKSVNEDLIQFWPSLKMADNPSILVPLCGKSLDLLWLVEHGARVTGIELSELAVQQLAAENHLPLKQQAIDDCLCYSSPALTLWVHDLFTLPQRLIEPADGLYDRGALVALPAVLRAAYTSRCLQWLKPKGRILLKTLTYNQTLMEGPPYSVTPNDLTALYPGCALQLLKENPRRMDESDSLFVRGLREVIDYVWLIERN
- a CDS encoding Tex family protein; this translates as MSQEMLSTAATIAQELKVKVSQVETAIRLLDEGATVPFIARYRKEATEGLDDTQLRQLAERLLYLRELDERRAVILQSIREQEKLTPELEQAILTADTKTRLEDLYLPHRPKRRTKAQLAREAGLEPLAMTLWQEPGHDPETYAQQFINAEAGIADAKAALEGARQILMERFAEDPELLNELREYLWQHAVLKSTGEAKDKKDAANKFADYFDYAEPIKKIPSHRALALFRGRRESVLQIGLHLVDDVEYGERRVATYFNISHQERAADNWLFDTVRMTWKIKLFTKLELELLARLRESADEEAIHVFARNLRGLLLAAPAGPRITIGLDPGIRTGVKVVVVDITGKLLDYTTVFPFAPQNEWHQAIAELAKLAAKHHVNLLSIGNGTGSRETERLVADMIKMYPDLKLNKVLVSEAGASVYSASELAANEFPDLDVSLRGAVSIARRLQDPLAELVKIEPKAIGVGQYQHDVNQTRLARSLDGVVEDCVNAVGVDVNTASVALLTRVSGLNETLAKNLVEYRDQHGAFVDRNQLKQVPRMGEKTFQQAAGFLRIMNGSNPLDASAVHPEAYALVERILSDKKMTITQVIGNHDLLTSVNAADYVDEQFGLPTVRDVLRELEKPGRDPRPEFKTVNFKEGVEDISHLEEGMILEGVISNVTNFGAFVDIGVHQDGLVHISAMTNRFITDPHTVVKAGDIVKVKVVEVDKERRRIGLSMKLDEARPVVVHKKVSKPQAKKAPVVKKDDARKKEDRRQVQPAKKGVFNTAMADALAKLKPGS
- the plaC gene encoding lysophospholipase/glycerophospholipid:cholesterol acyltransferase PlaC; the encoded protein is MPNFARLCKWLCLTLVCLPLSLHAGKTIQSMVVFGDSLSDTGNTTHLLKSLRQEESPAYLVRPLKVFVINKMTEFAYDYYVPQMVLDAGIEIVNNYFDTEFGPFLASVISKVRKVPVLPGEPYWQNHFSNGRVWNEYLAPMLALDREDNGDFTNQAFGGSWAVTYDYQLTVWNLIRHPLNTLKTLIVGKLIPPSLGLTVQAYLLMNEVLDDRTAYFVFTGANDYLNVLVFEDNYNPAVMSAYIDNVLDGIVSGVNKLTKAGARHVIIMGLPDVGFTPKFVHTTDKPVLSAAIKLHNERLAARIETLRQAQPEVNFLYIDINPLLQKALDHPADYGLTNITDACIDVKLPMFGAFAASPYARNYVLLYAQVLQYRDASFKRGERNYHVCDTPDNYLFWDEIHPTTRAHRYLAYEICEVMKANGYKTNCHQPSTI